The Haladaptatus sp. R4 DNA segment ACCCCGTGACGCTCCTCTCCGACGCCGTCGGCCTCGCCGCGTTCGCCACCACCGGGGCCATCGTGGCGACCCAAACCGGCGTCTCGGGCTTCGGCGTCGTCGCCATCGCGACCATCAACGCGGTCGGTGGCGGCGCGCTCGCGGACGTGCTGTTGAACCGGTCGCCGTTCATCCTGCTCGAAGATTTCTACGCGAGTTGCGCGGTGTTGGGCGGCGGCACGTATTGGCTCGTCACCGCCCTCGGCGGTGTCGGCGTCGGAAATACCGCCGCCGCGATGTGCGCCGCGGTGACCGTCGGGACGCGGGTGGCGGCGGTCACGTACGGATGGTCGCTTCCGACGGTGCAGATACTCGGCGTGGAGAGGAAGGAAGGCCAGTAATTACGATCGCGATCCTCAGCCGATACGGTACCGTTCGATCTTGTCGTGATCGATTTCGATCCCGAGGCCCGAACCCCGTGGCACGTCGAGCGTGCCACCGGTGCAGTCGAACGGGTCCTCGATAACGTCGTCCTCCCAACCGTAGTAGACCGAATCGGGCGGGAGCGAAAAACCCGGTATTCCGTGGACCGCGTGCAGAATCGCCGCCGTTCTGATTCCGAGGTCGAACGCGCAGTGATGTGCCATCGGGAGTCCGGCGTCCTCCGCGATGGCCGCCTGCTGCCGCAATCCCGCTATACCACCAGCGGGGGTCAAATCCAACACGGCGACGTCGATTGCCCCTGCGTCGATGAGTCGCCGCAGGTTGTGCGGAATGTAGGTGTCCTCGTTCGGCCCGACCGGTTGTCCGGTGCGCTTCAGTCCGGCCAAGGACTCGTGTGCATCGACTCGGATCGGTTGTTCCATGTACTGGAGATAGATCCCGGCGTCGGCGAGCATCGAACCGACGCGGATCGCTTGGTCTGTGGTCCACCCCTGATTGGGATCGAGACGGAACTCAAGTTCGCCATCGACCGCGTCGTGCATCGCCTCGATACGGGCGACGTCCTCCTTCCAGTCCCGCCCGGCTTTCGTCTTCAGCACGGAGTATCCCGCGTCGCGCACGGCGACGGCGCGTTCACGGGACTGCTCGGGCGACAGGATTCCGAGGCAGTACGCGATTTCGACCTCGTGGCCCTCCCCGTATTCCCCCTGGTGCTCCCGGTGTCTCGTCTCCGTCTGGTTCGGTGTTGTCCATCCGCCGAGCAGTTCGTATATCGGTTTTTCGAGCGACTTGCCGACGATGTCCCAGCAGGCGACTTCGACGGGTGCGAAGAACGGGTCGCGTTGGCGTACTCGATGAACACCTGCCGCCGGAGTTTTTCCAGTTCGAACGGCGATTGACCGACGACGAGGGGGCGAATCCCCTCCTCGATGATGGCGACGGTCGCTTCCGGCGTCAGG contains these protein-coding regions:
- a CDS encoding trimeric intracellular cation channel family protein, encoding MNTIGLVAFALVGATKAIREEFDLFGITVVGLATAFAGGMTRDVLVNRVPLALTSPIEIGLGVFGVCLAVGLTLVLDSPDDHPVTLLSDAVGLAAFATTGAIVATQTGVSGFGVVAIATINAVGGGALADVLLNRSPFILLEDFYASCAVLGGGTYWLVTALGGVGVGNTAAAMCAAVTVGTRVAAVTYGWSLPTVQILGVERKEGQ